A part of Eschrichtius robustus isolate mEscRob2 chromosome 20, mEscRob2.pri, whole genome shotgun sequence genomic DNA contains:
- the TLCD2 gene encoding TLC domain-containing protein 2 isoform X1, whose product MAPSGLLVTGASFAAFRGLHWGLQLLPTPGSAAQDRWKWRNICVSLVHSLLTGAGALLGLSLYPQMTADPIHGHPPWALVLVAISVGYFLADGADMLWNQTLGQAWELLCHHLVVVSCLSTAILSGHYVGFSVVSLLLELNSTCLHLRKLLLLSRQAPSLAFSVTSWATLATLALFRLVPLGWMSLWLIRQHHQVPIALVILGGTGLVTVGATSITLGVRILVSDVLQSRPRPPIPEHKESRGTRTCCDGEPVTRDDSTLSLKD is encoded by the exons ATGGCGCCCTCTGGGCTCCTCGTGACCGGCGCCTCCTTTGCCGCCTTCCGGGGGCTGCACTGGGGGCTGCAGCTTCTGCCCACGCCGGGATCTGCTGCCCAGGACCGTTGGAAGTGGCGGAACATCTGTGTCTCCCTGGTTCACAGCCTGCTTACGGGGGCCGGGGCGCTGCTCGG GCTGTCGCTGTACCCTCAGATGACCGCCGACCCGATTCATGGCCACCCGCCCTGGGCCCTGGTGCTGGTGGCTATATCTGTGG GTTATTTCCTGGCCGATGGAGCTGACATGCTGTGGAACCAGACCTTGGGCCAGGCCTGGGAACTTCTTTGTCACCACTTGGTG GTAGTGAGCTGCCTCAGCACCGCCATTCTCTCTGGCCACTATGTGGGCTTCTCTGTGGTGTCTCTGCTCCTGGAGCTGAACTCCACCTGCCTGCACCTACGAAAGCTGCTGCTGCTTTCTCGCCAGGCCCCATCCCTGGCCTTCAGTGTGACCAGCTGGGCCACCCTGGCTACCCTGGCCCTCTTCCGCCTGGTACCGCTGGGATGGATGAGTCTGTGGCTGATCCGGCAACACCACCAGGTACCTATTGCTCTGGTCATCCTTGGTGGAACTGGACTGGTCACTGTGGGTGCTACGAGCATCACACTGGGTGTCCGCATTTTGGTCAGTGATGTCCTGCAGTCTCGGCCCCGCCCACCCATCCCTGAGCACAAGGAATCCAGGGGCACCAGGACATGTTGCGATGGTGAGCCTGTCACCAGGGATGATTCTACTCTCAGCCTGAAAGACTGA
- the TLCD2 gene encoding TLC domain-containing protein 2 isoform X2, protein MAPSGLLVTGASFAAFRGLHWGLQLLPTPGSAAQDRWKWRNICVSLVHSLLTGAGALLGLSLYPQMTADPIHGHPPWALVLVAISVVSCLSTAILSGHYVGFSVVSLLLELNSTCLHLRKLLLLSRQAPSLAFSVTSWATLATLALFRLVPLGWMSLWLIRQHHQVPIALVILGGTGLVTVGATSITLGVRILVSDVLQSRPRPPIPEHKESRGTRTCCDGEPVTRDDSTLSLKD, encoded by the exons ATGGCGCCCTCTGGGCTCCTCGTGACCGGCGCCTCCTTTGCCGCCTTCCGGGGGCTGCACTGGGGGCTGCAGCTTCTGCCCACGCCGGGATCTGCTGCCCAGGACCGTTGGAAGTGGCGGAACATCTGTGTCTCCCTGGTTCACAGCCTGCTTACGGGGGCCGGGGCGCTGCTCGG GCTGTCGCTGTACCCTCAGATGACCGCCGACCCGATTCATGGCCACCCGCCCTGGGCCCTGGTGCTGGTGGCTATATCTGTGG TGAGCTGCCTCAGCACCGCCATTCTCTCTGGCCACTATGTGGGCTTCTCTGTGGTGTCTCTGCTCCTGGAGCTGAACTCCACCTGCCTGCACCTACGAAAGCTGCTGCTGCTTTCTCGCCAGGCCCCATCCCTGGCCTTCAGTGTGACCAGCTGGGCCACCCTGGCTACCCTGGCCCTCTTCCGCCTGGTACCGCTGGGATGGATGAGTCTGTGGCTGATCCGGCAACACCACCAGGTACCTATTGCTCTGGTCATCCTTGGTGGAACTGGACTGGTCACTGTGGGTGCTACGAGCATCACACTGGGTGTCCGCATTTTGGTCAGTGATGTCCTGCAGTCTCGGCCCCGCCCACCCATCCCTGAGCACAAGGAATCCAGGGGCACCAGGACATGTTGCGATGGTGAGCCTGTCACCAGGGATGATTCTACTCTCAGCCTGAAAGACTGA